The following proteins are co-located in the Silene latifolia isolate original U9 population chromosome 1, ASM4854445v1, whole genome shotgun sequence genome:
- the LOC141611700 gene encoding catalase isozyme 1-like — MDPYKYRPSSAYNSPYLTTNTGEPVYNDNSALTVGARGPILLEDYHLIEKITTWTHERIPERVVHARGASAKGFFEVTHDITHLTCADFLRAPGVQTPVIVRFSTVIHERGSPETIRDPRGFATKFYTREGNFDLVGNNFPVFFTRDAMQFFDLIRAFKPNPKSHIQEDWRFLDHCSHLPESLNTFTFFYDDMGIPINYRHMIGSGVHTFTMLNKAGKVTYVKFHWRPTCGVKNMLEDEAAKVVAENHSHATKDLYDAIASGNYPEWKLFIQTMDPADEDKFDFDPLDTTKTWPEDILPLQPVGRMVLNKNIDNFFNENEMLAFNPAAIVPGIHFSDDKMLQARTFAYADTQRYRLGPNFMQLPVNAPKCPHHNNHRDGPMNMVFRDEEVDYFPSRFDPVREAERFPIPHFVIHGRRERQIIPKENNFKEPGDRYRSWDPARQERFIGRFVKALSDPRLTYEIRSIWVNWFTQADKSLGMKVASRLNVRPTM; from the exons ATGGATCCCTACAAG TATCGACCATCAAGTGCTTACAACTCCCCTTACTTGACAACCAACACCGGTGAGCCGGTTTATAACGACAACTCTGCTTTGACTGTTGGTGCCCGAG GGCCAATTCTGTTGGAAGATTACCATCTGATAGAAAAGATAACAACATGGACTCACGAGCGTATTCCGGAGCGTGTGGTACACGCGAGGGGAGCCAGTGCAAAGGGCTTCTTTGAAGTCACTCATGACATTACTCATCTTACCTGTGCTGATTTCCTTCGTGCTCCCGGTGTTCAAACTCCTGTCATTGTTCGTTTCTCGACTGTCATTCATGAGCGTGGCAGCCCTGAAACCATCCGTGACCCTCGTGGTTTTGCCACCAAGTTCTACACCCGTGAG GGTAACTTTGATTTGGTGGGAAACAATTTCCCGGTATTCTTCACCCGCGATGCAATGCAGTTCTTTGATCTGATTCGGGCCTTCAAACCAAACCCGAAATCCCACATCCAAGAGGACTGGAGGTTCCTGGACCACTGCTCCCACCTCCCTGAGAGTCTCAACACCTTCACCTTCTTCTACGACGACATGGGTATCCCGATCAACTACCGACACATGATTGGATCAGGTGTCCACACCTTCACTATGCTGAACAAAGCAGGCAAGGTCACCTATGTCAAGTTCCACTGGAGGCCCACGTGTGGCGTCAAGAATATGCTTGAGGATGAAGCTGCTAAAGTCGTTGCAGAAAACCACAGTCACGCGACAAAAGATCTTTATGATGCAATTGCCTCAGGAAACTACCCTGAATGGAAGCTCTTCATCCAAACCATGGATCCAGCTGATGAGGATAAGTTTGATTTCGACCCGTTGGATACCACCAAGACTTGGCCTGAGGATATTTTACCTTTGCAACCCGTGGGACGGATGGTGTTGAACAAGAACATTGATAACTTTTTCAATGAGAATGAGATGCTTGCGTTTAACCCGGCTGCTATTGTTCCTGGGATCCATTTCTCTGATGATAAGATGCTTCAGGCTCGAACTTTTGCTTATGCTGATACTCAGAGATATCGGCTTGGTCCTAATTTCATGCAGCTTCCTGTTAATGCTCCTAAGTGCCCCCATCATAATAATCATAGAGACGGGCCTATGAACATGGTTTTCAGGGATGAAGAG GTGGATTACTTCCCATCAAGATTTGATCCTGTTCGTGAGGCTGAGAGATTCCCCATCCCTCACTTTGTAATTCATGGAAGGCGCGAAAGG CAAATCATTCCAAAGGAGAATAACTTCAAGGAGCCTGGTGACCGATACAGATCCTGGGACCCAGCCAG GCAAGAGAGGTTTATTGGGAGATTTGTCAAGGCTTTGTCCGATCCTCGCCTGACTTATGAGATTCGCAGCATTTGGGTTAACTGGTTCACTCAG GCTGATAAATCTCTAGGCATGAAAGTGGCAAGCAGACTCAATGTGAGACCAACCATGTAA